A segment of the Rhizobium sp. ZPR4 genome:
ATGATCCACAGCCAGGGCATGCCGGCCATGAAGAACATGCCACCCCAGACGGCGGTCGTCAGGATCGTCTGGCCAAGGTCAGGCTGCGCGACGAGCAAGGCGACGACAATGCCGAAGAGGATGATAGCAAAGAGATTGCCAGGAATCTCGGGCTGGCGCGCATGTTCGGAAAACAGCCAGGCGCAGACGACGACGAAAGCCGGCTTCATGAATTCAGAAGGCTGGATCGACAAGGCCGCGATATTGACCCAACGGCGAGAACCCTTCACTTCAATGCCGAAGAAAAGCGCGAAAAGCATCATCGCCAGCGATACGATGAGCAGAATGACCGCGGTCCTTCGCACCTGCCTGGGCGTCATGAAGGAAATACCGATCATCGCTGCAATCGCCGGGACGAGGAATAGGGCATGGCGCTTGACGAAGTGGAACGGCTCAAGACCGATACGCTCCGCCACCGCGGGCGACGCCGCGAAGGACAGCATGAAGCCGATGCCGATCAAGAGGATGAAAAGGGCGAGAAATACGCGGTCGATGGTCCAGAACCACTCGGCCAAGGCCCCACGTTCAACGCGGCTTACCATATCATTTGCCTCCAGCTGCTGAACCGATCAGCATGGTGACGCCATCGATCGCAGCGACATGGCTGACGAAGGCGTCGCCTCTGACCTCGAAATTCTTGTACTGATCGAAGCTTGCGCAAGCCGGCGACAACATCACCGCTGCGGACTCGTGTTCATCCCTATCCGCATCAACAGCAGCGTGCGCGACGGCGCGTTCCAGCGTGCCGGAAATTTCATAAGGCACCTGCTCGCCGAGCGTCGCCGCAAAGGCGGGCGCCGCCTCACCGATCAAATAGGCCTTGGCGATACGCGGAAAGAGCGGCGCCAGGCTGGTGATCCCACCCTCTTTCGGCAGACCGCCGGCGATCCAGTAGATATTCTCGTAGCTCGAAAGCGCGGGGGCTGCCGCATCCGCATTGGTCGCCTTGGAATCGTTGACGAAGACCACTCGGCCGCGCCGTCCGACCGGCTGCATGCGATGCTTGAGACCAGGGAAGGATTTCAGCCCG
Coding sequences within it:
- the ftsW gene encoding putative lipid II flippase FtsW, whose amino-acid sequence is MVSRVERGALAEWFWTIDRVFLALFILLIGIGFMLSFAASPAVAERIGLEPFHFVKRHALFLVPAIAAMIGISFMTPRQVRRTAVILLIVSLAMMLFALFFGIEVKGSRRWVNIAALSIQPSEFMKPAFVVVCAWLFSEHARQPEIPGNLFAIILFGIVVALLVAQPDLGQTILTTAVWGGMFFMAGMPWLWIIVLGGLGAGGFVTAYYVFDHVAQRVNKFLTGEGDTFQVDTAKEAIVHGTWFGVGPGEGTVKRIIPDAHTDFIFSVAAEEFGAIFCMVLVLIFAFLVLRGLSHAYKEKNDFNRFAVAGLVLQIGIQSIINIGVNLQLLPAKGMTLPLISYGGSSMTAICVTAGFILALTRHRPEKRAQDRTMFRVTHGLPAE